A genomic stretch from Kribbella amoyensis includes:
- the rplU gene encoding 50S ribosomal protein L21: protein MYAIVRSGGTQQKVAVGDVIEIDSLTDQVGDTVSLPAVLVVDGDTVTTDAAALAKVAVSAEVLGRTKGPKINILKYKNKTGYRKRQGHRQHYTQVKVTAIDAKKK from the coding sequence GTGTACGCGATCGTGCGCAGTGGCGGCACCCAGCAGAAGGTCGCCGTCGGCGATGTCATCGAGATCGACAGCCTGACGGACCAGGTCGGCGACACGGTTTCGCTGCCCGCAGTCCTCGTCGTCGATGGCGACACCGTGACGACCGATGCTGCCGCGCTGGCCAAGGTGGCCGTGTCCGCAGAGGTCCTCGGCCGCACCAAGGGCCCGAAGATCAACATCCTCAAGTACAAGAACAAGACCGGTTACCGCAAGCGCCAGGGGCACCGTCAGCACTACACCCAGGTCAAGGTCACCGCGATCGACGCGAAGAAGAAGTGA
- the rpmA gene encoding 50S ribosomal protein L27 — protein sequence MAHKKGAASTRNGRDSNAQRLGVKRYGGQLVNAGEIIVRQRGTHFHPGNLVGRGGDDTLFALAEGQVEFGTRRGRRVVNIVPVPAE from the coding sequence ATGGCACACAAGAAGGGCGCGGCGTCCACCCGTAACGGGCGGGACTCGAACGCGCAGCGGCTCGGCGTCAAGCGGTACGGCGGCCAGCTGGTCAACGCCGGCGAGATCATCGTCCGGCAGCGTGGCACCCACTTCCACCCGGGCAACCTGGTCGGCCGTGGCGGCGACGACACCCTGTTCGCGCTGGCCGAGGGCCAGGTCGAGTTCGGCACCCGCCGGGGTCGTCGCGTCGTGAACATCGTCCCGGTCCCGGCGGAGTAA